The following is a genomic window from Synergistaceae bacterium.
TGCCGGCGGTGACGGTGGATGAAATGACCTATCAGGTTACCTTCACTTCGACGACGTCCGGAACCGTTAAAATTTACGGAAATCTCGATTTGGACGTTATTGGGCGTGTTAAAATCAACTCCGAAAGCGCCATATGGAAAGAGGGAACGACGCCTCCTCATATTGAAGACAAAACCAGCGGCTGCAACGCGGGGTTTTTGTGTGCGGCAGGAATGATGACCTGTGTTTTTATCGTATTTCGGGGGCGCGGAAAGCTGCAGTCCTTTATTTTCAGGATTGAAAATCACTGATTTTACGTGTTTATGTTTAAGTTTTTTTTCGAAAAACGGCTTTTTGAGTCTATTTTTTATGATTCCTGTCGAAGTGTTTTCAGGTTTCTTCATGTACAATAGAGACGTTCTCATGGAAACGGAAGCGGGAAAACAGAAATAAAAAACGCGAAATAAAAAAACGATCAGGGAAACGATTGAGGAAGAATCAGGTCTCGTTTTTGGCGGGATGAACGTATCGACAGGGGAGGAACAAGGGTGGCGTCTGCGGCGGGAGCGGAAATGTCCGTTCTGAAAAAAATACTTTATTACTCGGACATCGGAGTAGCTCTTTTAATGGTCCTCGTTGTCGGCATGATGGTTATCCCGCTGCCGACATGGATGGTCGACGTATTGCTGGCCTGCAACATCACTCTGGGCGTCGTCGTTTTACTCGTTACCTTCTACGTCAAACGAGCGTTGGATCTTTCCGTTTTCCCCACGCTGCTGCTCATTGTGACGCTTTTTCGCATCGCCCTCAACGTTTCGACGACCCGTCTCATTCTGCTGAACGGATACGCGGGAGAAATCATTCTCGCTTTCGGGGACTTCGTGGTGGGGGGAAATTACGTTGTAGGAGCCGTCATCTTCCTCATCCTGGTCATTATTCAGCTTGTTGTGGTCACGAAGGGCGCGGAGCGGGTCGCCGAGGTAGCGGCTCGCTTCACCCTGGACGCCATGCCAGGAAAGCAGATGTCCATCGATGCGGATCTGAACTCGGGGCTGATTGATGAACAGGAAGCCCGGACGCGCCGAAAGGATATTCAGCGTGAAGCCGATTTTTACGGAGCGATGGATGGAGCCTCGAAGTTTGTCAAGGGAGATGCCATAGCCGGGTTGTTGATAACGATGATCAACATTCTTGGCGGCCTCGCCATAGGAGTTTTTCAGCGGGGAATGCCGGTGGGCAGGGCCGCGGCGCTCTACAGCCTTCTGACCGTCGGGGACGGTCTTGTGTCCCAGATTCCGGCTCTGCTGTTTTCCGCCGCGACGGGCGTCATTGTCACCCGGGCCGCTTCGGAGTCCGATCTGGGGCAGGACCTCGTGGGGATTTTCACCCGGTATCCGCGGCCGCTTTACATTGGCGCGGGACTTTTGTTCGCTCTTGCCCTCATTCCGGGGCTCCCCACCGTTCCTTTCATTATACTGGGAACTCTTTTGGCTGTGACGGGGTATGTTGTCGCCCGTGAAGGAACGGTCCAGGCCATAGAGGCGGGAGAAAAACAGCGACAGGGAGAGCGGGGCGGCGCTTCATCCGCCGGAACCGCGTCCGCTCCGGGGCGTCCCGCGGAGGGGCAGCAGCCCGCATCCGCCTCGTCCCCCGAAGATGTCATGCGTCTTTTGACCGTTGAACCGATGGAAGCGGAGATCGGGTACGCGATCATTCCTCTGGTGGATCCTGCCCAGGGGGGAGATATGCTGGAGCGCATCGGGACGATTCGCAAACAAATGGCCGTGGAGTTGGGGCTGATCGTGCCCCCCATCCGCATAAGGGACAATATCCAGATCAAACCGACGGAGTATGTGCTCCGGGTCAAGGGCGCCGAGGCCGGAAGGGGCGAGCTTCTTCCCGATCATTATCTGGCCATGAACACAGGCGCGGTGGAGGAGGAACTCGTGGGCATACCGACCACGGAACCCGCTTTTGGGCTGCCCGCTCTCTGGATCTCCCCGGATCTTCGGGACAAGGCGGAATCGATGGGCTATACCGTGGTCGATGCCCCCTCGGTTTTGGCGACCCATCTGTCGGAAGTCATTCGAAAAAATGGCGCGGAACTTCTGACGCGGCAGGAGGTGCAGAAACTCACCAATATGGTGAAGGAAAACGCGCCGGCCGTGGTGGAGGAATTGCTGGGGTCGCTTTCGCTGGGAGAAATCCAGAAAGTTCTGCAGAATCTTATACGCGAGCAGGTTCCTATAAGAGACCTTGTAACGATTTTCGAGGCTTTGGCGGACTATGGAAAACTTTCCCGCAGCGTAGATTTTCTTACGGAGCGCGCCAGAGAGGCTTTGTCCCGGCTTATTTCTCTTAAAATTCAGGGAGCGGACGGCGTCATTACGGTGGTGACGCTGTCGCCAAACTGGGAACAGAAAATCATGTCGGCGATGGACGGGGATCTCGCAAGGGGATGGCAGTTGAACATGGATCCGCGTGAAGTACAGAAAATGATCGCCGCCATATCCCGCTCCGTCGATGATATGATTATCCGTAATCTGCCTCCCGTCCTGCTGGTTCATCCCAACGTTCGGCTTGTGGTAAGGCGGCTTATCGAAGGAACCATTACCAATATTTTTGTGGTATCTTACAATGAGATTGCTCATGGAATCCAAATTAAAACGGTGGGAATGGTGGAGTGATGAGGGTTGTCAATCAGATCAGCTTTGAAGCCAAAGATGACGCGGACGCCCTGAGGCTGGCCAGCGAAAGGTTGGGAAAGGACGCCGTTATTCTGTCCACGCGGGCGGTTCGCATGGGTGGTTTTATGGGTTTTTTCCAGAGAAGCGTCCTGATGGTTTCTGCCGGAATTTTACAGGACGACCAAAAAGAAGAAAAAGCGAAAAGCAGAGAAAAGGATAAAGAGGACAACGCCGCCCGGGAACGGTTGGTGGCCTTTCAAAAACTGTTGGAGTTCAAGCAGGCCACGGAGGCCAAAAATGGCCTGGGCGGTAACGGAATGGTTGTTGAAACGCCCCAGTTTCAGTCCGTTGCGCAAAGAGCGCCTGCGGAGGGAGCGAGAGTCATTTATTCTCCCCAGGGGATCCGGAAGGACGTGCAGGAGGTCGACAGCGTGTATCTTTCCCGGGAGGGCCTCGACAACGTTGGCCGTCAGGAGAAGATGCCGGAGGAATCGGACAGCCACAAGCTTCGGGAGGAAGTGGAAGATCTCTCAAAGCGGCTCAATTCTGTTTTGTCCCGTCTCGATCAGGTGAAAAACGCGGATATCGCCGGACATAAAATTTTTGAGGCGGGCCTTCCCGGTATTGTTCCGGCCGTTCCGAAAAGCGTCGAGGCCATAGAGTCGGACGATATTTACCGGAGGCTTCTTGATACGGAAGTGGATCCTGGCTACGCGCGGCGCCTGGTGGAGGAGTACAGAGCGAAAGATAACAGGGAACCTTTTGAAAAGTGGCTGGTTTCGAAGGTTCGCTGCGCTTCCAGTATGCCGGGGGACGTCATGGGAGGACGCAAGGTCATGCTGCTGGGTCCCACGGGAGTGGGAAAGACCACGACCATAGCGAAGCTGGCCGCGATACAGGCGTTATGGGAGCATCGAAACGTGCTGTTGCTGACCAGCGACACCTACAGAATAGCCGCCGTGGATCAGCTTCGGACCTACGCCAAAATATTGGGCGTGCCCATAGAGGTGATTTTCGAAGCGGAAAATTTTGCGGAAATCCTCGAAGCTCATTCAAACGCGGAGCTCATTCTGCTGGATACGGCGGGGCGGGGTCAGAGGGACCGCAAAAACCTTGAGGCTTTTGAAACTCTCTACGACGTGTTCAGGCCCGATGCGGTTCATCTGGTTTTGTCCGCCAACATGAAGTACAGAGACATGCTGGACGTCGTCGACCGGATGGCGGTGGTTCCCATTTCTCACGTTATCTTCACCAAGCTGGACGAAACGGTGAGCTATGGGGCGCTGTTCAACATTTTACAGGCTCTTGAACGTCCCGTATCCTTTTTTACCACGGGGCAGAACGTTCCCAATGACATCGAAGTGGCTTCAGGGGCGCGTTTTGTGAGTCTGTTGCTGGGAGAAGAAGGCAGGAAAGACGCATGAGCCGGTCAGATATGGTTTTTCCCGACCAGGCAAGGGAGCTGCGACGCATAGTCGAACTTCACCGGCAGGAAAATCGTCCCGCCGGAAATCCCGGGAACCTGAAAACTCTGTCCGTTCTCAGCGGAAAGGGCGGCGTGGGCAAGAGCAATCTTTCGCTGAACCTGGCCTGTGCTCTGGGGGAGCAGGAGCAGAGGGTCGTTCTTATGGACGCGGATCTCGGCCTGGCCAATCTGGATATGCTCTGCGGCATTACCGCAAAATACAATATTTCGCACCTGATCGATGGAAGCCGATCGATAGACGATGTTCTCATCGAATTCGCGCACAATGTGTGGATTCTGCCTGGCGGGTCGGGAATACGGGAACTGGCGGATTTGAACGAAGAACAACTGATGGATCTGATTGATACCCTTGCGGTTTTGGAGGATCGTGCCGATATTTTAATTGTCGATACGGGGGCGGGGCTTCACAGAAGCGTCCTCACTTTCGCCTGGGCGGCGGATACGGCAATTTTGGTGACGACGCCTGAACCTACGGCCATACGCGATGCTTATGGTGTTCTGAAGGCCCTCAGAACGTCGCCGGAAGTTGCCGGAAAAACGGACATCGCTTTTGTTGTCAACATGGCCGGCAGCGAAGAAGAGGGTATTGAAGTCGCCACTCGCATCCGCATGGCGGCCAATCGTTTCCTGGGGTTGTCGATACACTATATAGGCTGTATTTTGAAAGACGATCTGGTTGGAAGAGCTGTGCGCATAAGGAAGCCATTTTATCAGCTTTACCCCGCTTCCCGGGCCTCGGAGTCCATAAGGAAACTTGGATACGCCCTGATGGGGACACCTGAAAAAGGGGTTGCTAATTTTAATCCACCGCGGGGTTTGAAAGCATTTTTCTTCAGGCTGACCCGAGGATATTTCATGGAGAGGTGAGCATGAATACGGAATTTGAACAGTCTCAGAAACTGCTTGAAGAGCTGGTGGGCTCCAAAATAGAACTGATAATAACCTCAGGGCTTTATAAGGGGACGTATCCTTCTCGTATCGAAGAACTGGAAAACGGTCTGCTGGGAGTGGCTCACCCCATGGTGAAGGGCGCGCTTCTGCCCGCGCTTCGAAGCACGGAACTTCTGATGAAAGTGGAATCCAGCACCTGTTTTTATCAGGCGATGGTTCTGGTGTTACGGAGTACGATCAACGTCACGTTCCCTGTTTTGTGGCTGAAGATGCTGACGGTTCTGGAGAAAGTTCAGCGCAGAATGTTTGTCAGAGTCCCGTCTGCCATGAAGGTTGATCTCTGCTTTGTGGGATGTGACACGGAACTGCCGGAGGGAACGACGCTTCCTCCCGGAGAATGGATTTCCGCCAGGGTTTCTGACATCAGCCTGGGAGGCGCCGGGATTGTACTGAAAGAAACTCAGGCCGGCTTTTGCCTGGAAGGCGGTCGATATATTTTACAGCTCAGCGTCGGTAATGTAACCTTTTTTATTATCGCAAAAATGGTTAAAATATTACAAAAGAACCCGGGGTCTCTGGAAGCGGGAGTTGCCTATGAAGGACTTGCGGCTTTTACAGAAAAAATCCTGGGCAGTTATATCAGGCAGCAGGAACTTATGACGCGAGGTTGACGTTTATATGAATGGATCGAAGATCAGGGTACTCGTTGTGGACGACTCTGCTTTGATGCGCAGAATGCTGGGGGATATTCTGGCGGCGGATCCGCGTATAGAGGTTGTCGGTATGGCCCGGGACGGGCGTGACGGTCTTGCCAAGGTGAAGTCTCTGTCTCCCGATGTGGTGACGCTGGATGTGGAGATGCCCAATATGGACGGCCTTTCCATGCTGGAAGAGCTCATGAAGGAGCATCCCATGCCTGTCATCATGGTCAGCAGCCTCACGAAAGAGGGCGCTCAAACCACCCTGCGGGCCCTTGCTCTTGGTTGTGTGGATTTTGTCGCCAAACCTTCTGCGTCGATTTCTCTGGACATTAAGGAGGTGGGGGCGGAACTCATCGCCAAGGTCATCATGGCCAGCACGGCGCTGGTACGGCCTTCCGTGAGAAAAGAGCCCCCTTCGCAGCCGGAGCAGGCCCCACAGAAGGTAATACCTTCCCCTGCCAGAGGAGGGCGGCGGGACATCGTGGCCATAGCGGCCTCGACGGGGGGACCTGTAGCGCTGCAGCAGCTCCTGGCCAGGCTTCCGGGAAATTTCCCTCTTCCTCTGGTGATTACTCAGCACATGCCTAAAGATTTTACGGCGTCTTTTGCCAAACGCCTCGATTCCCTTTCCGAACTGTCGGTGAAGGAGGGACGGGAGGGAATGGAACTGGCGCCGGGATGCGCCGTTATTGCCCCGGGAGGCAGCCATCTGATCATAAAGCGCAAGGGGGGCGTTCCCTGTTGTTCTCTCTCGGATGCCCCTCCGCTGTTGTCTGTAAAACCTTCTGCGAATATAATGTTTTTGAGTGTGGCGGACGAATTTGGCGGTAAAGCCGTGGGCATCATCCTGACGGGCATGGGGAGAGACGGTGCGGACGGTGCGGTGGCTCTCCGCTCAAAAGGAGCTTATATTATTGCGGAATCTCAGGAGACCTGCGTCGTTTATGGTATGCCGAAGGCCGCTGTGGAAGCAGGGGTAGTGGATGAGCTTCTGCCGCTTTCGGAAATTCCGGGCGCGCTTCTGAAGAGTATAAAAGCATAGATAGAATAGATACGCAGGAAAGTCTGTAAAAGAGTTTTGGAATTCACGAGTTTGGGGATGATGGACCATGACTGAAATGGATATGAGTCAATATCTGGGAGCTTTTTTGGATGAAGCGGGCGATAATTTGCAGCGCCTGGACGATCTCTTGCTGGAACTGGAAAAGGATTCCACAAATATAGAGGTCATCAATGAAATTTTTCGCTCCGCCCACACGCTGAAGGGCATGTCGGCCACCATGGGTTTCGAGAAAATGGCGGGGCTGACACACGCGTTGGAAGATCGTCTGGATGCCGCTCGAAAGGGAACCCATCACCTCAACGATGCCGACATGAATCTCATGTTTTCTTCCCTTGATACCATGCAGGCCATGGTCGACTCCATCCGGGAGGGCGGGAATGACGCCCATATCGACGTGTCGGAACTGGTGTCGTCTCTGCGCAATATTATAGAGACCCCGCCGGCGGGAGGCAAGGCTGCTGCTCCGGCTCCAAAGGAAGAGAAAAAAAGCGGAGAAGAAAAGAAACTCGATTCAGACGCTTCTTTGTCGAAACAGGAAGTGGAGTGGGTTGAAGAAGCGGAAACAATTGGAATGAGGGTTTTCAGGATCCATATTATTCTCAGCGAGACCTGTCTGCTGAAGGCGGCCCGCGCCTATATGGTCGTCAACCGCCTGGAGGAAATGGGAGACGTTATCAAAACAGAACCTTCCGTGGAATCTCTGGAGAACGAGGATTTCGAGCTGGATTTCACTATCGTTCTGGCCACTTCCGAGAAAGAGCCGGATGAAATCCGGAAAGCGGTGGAGAGGATCAGCGACATCGAGAAAGTGGAGATGGAAGAGCTGAAAGAAGACCAGAAGACCGCTGCCCAGGGCGAAAGCACCGAAGGAAGCGCTCCGAAGCAGGAAACCGCCGCCGCGCCTTCTCCGGAGGGAGCTTCCGCGAAGAAACCCGCTCAGGAGGATCCTGCCCATCATCCGGCCGGCATCCCCAGAGTCGAGTCGAAAAAGGGCAGTCAGACCGTGCGCGTCGACATCGGTCGTCTGGACAAACTGATGAATCTGGTGGGAGAGCTGGTCATCGGTCGGGCCCGGATCGAAAGGCTTGTGCAGGAAGCCCGTCTTCGTGAATTTGATGAACCCCTCTCTCAATTGGGCCGGATTTCGGGGGATATTCAGGAACTGGTGACGAAACTGCGCATGGTTCCGGTGTCCTTTACCTTCGATCGATTCCCGAGACTCATTCGGGACCTTTCAAAATCTCTGGGAAAAGAGGTCGAACTGGTTCTCGAAGGGCAGGATACGGAACTGGACCGTACCGTCATAGACGAAATCGGCGATCCGATGGTCCATCTCATCCGAAACTCTCTGGACCATGGAATCGAAACGAAGGAAAAGCGTCGGGAGCTGGGAAAACCGGAAAAGGGAACCCTGAAGATTTCCGCCTACCAGGAGGGCAGCGGAGTCATCATTGAAGTGACGGACGACGGTCAGGGCATGGATCCCGCAAAAATCAGGAAAAAGGCCATAGAACGGGGCTTCCTGACGGAAGAGAGCGCGGCTTCCATGTCAGCTGAAGAAATTATTCAGGTCGTTCTTCTGCCAGGATTCAGCATGTCGGAGACCATCACGGACATATCGGGCAGAGGCGTCGGAATGGATGCCGTGAAAACCAAGGTGGAATCGCTGGGCGGTCAGCTGGATCTGGTTTCCCGTGCAGGAGTGGGAACCAGTGTTTATCTGCGTCTGCCGTTGACGCTGGCGATCGTTCTGTCCCTGCTGATCAAGGTGGGCAACGAAACCTATGCGATTTCTCTGGAAAATGTGGAAGAGACCATTCTGGTCAAACGGGAGAATATCAAGACCGTACACGGTGCGCCGGCGACGCTGCTGCGGGGAGAGGTGCTTTCTCTGAGCGATCTTGGAGATGTCCTCGGAACCGAAGCGGAGAGTTCTCATCGGGACGAATATCCGGTCGTGGTGGTCAAGATCGGTAAGAACAAGATCGGATTTATCGTGGACGCTCTTATCGGGCAGCAGGAAATCGTTATTAAATCTCTGGGCAGATTCCTGTCAAAAATCAAGGGAATTGCGGGTGCGACAATTCTTGGAGATGGTAATGTAGCGCTTATACTGGATGTAGCTTCACTTTATAGTACCAAGGTTTGACGAAGGAGACAGTCATGCTGGATTTGAGTTCGTTCAACAATCTGCAACTGGATGCCATTCGAGAGGTCGGCAACATAGGAACGGGCAACGCCGCCACTGCATTGTCGAAACTTTTGTCCTGCATGATTGATATGGATGTTCCCAAGGCGGATCTGGTGTCCATTTATTCGCTGGCGGAATACTATGATTACGGAGACCCCAACGCGACGGTTGCGGCGGTTTTTGTCCGCTCTTTGGGGGAATTCGGCTGCAGTTTGATTTTTATACAAAATGAAGAAGACTCATCAATGATGGTGGATCTTCTTCTCAAACAGCAGTTTGGAGATGCGGTGCCCGCAGATCTTCCTCAGGAAATGCGGGACAGCGCTCTTTCCGAGGTCGGCAATATTATTCTGAGTTCGTTTTTGAACGCGATCAATATGCTGATTGGGACGAAACACCAAATATCTGTGCCGGGCGTCGCTCATGACATGCTGGCGTCCATTCTGGAAGTGGTGGCGTCCATTTTTGGGCAGATGGGTGAGATGGCTCTGCTCGTCAATACAGAACTCCGGATAGGCGATGGCAGTCGCCATATTTCGGGGAATATCATCATGTTGCCGGATCCTGACGCGCTGGAGCTTCTCCTGAGAAAGCTGCAGGTTCTGTAGTCATGGAAAACACCTATCATGTAGGGATGGCGGATCTTGTCGTGGCTGTGGCGCCGGCAAAACTTGTGACTCTGGGGCTGGGATCCTGTATCGGTCTGGTGATCTTCGATTCTATCGCCAAAGTTGCGGGAATGGTGCATATTATGCTTCCGGACAGCCGCGGGGCCCGCACGACAGAAAAAATCGGGAAATTTGCGGACACCGCAGTTCCTGCGCTTATCGATGAAATGATAAAAAAAGGAGCTTCGAAGGCGCGCATGAAGGCCAAAATAGCGGGGGGAGCGCAAATGTTTGCCCTGCCTGGCGCGCCTACCGATTTTTTAGCGGTTGGAAGCCGCAACGTGAAGGAAACCACGGCGTTTCTGGCCAAAGCGGGTATCCCGCTGATCGCCTCGGATACAGGCGGCAACAAGGGGCGGACAGTTGAATTTTCAACGGATACGTGGATGTTGACAATTAAAACTTTGGGTAAGGGCAAGGCGGAAATATAGCGGAGGAGGTGAAAATTCCTTGGGTTCAGAAATTCCTGATGCTGAACTTTGGCGTGAATACGGCAGACAACCTGCGGCGGAACACAAGGAACGAATCGTTAAGCGATACCTCCCGCTTATCCGGTATGTGGTCGGTCGTATGGCTGTTTCCGCCCCGGCAGGGCTGGATTATGAAGACCTTCTGAGTTTTGGAGTTTTTGGGCTCCTTGACGCGATTGACAGATTTGATCCTTCCAGAGGTTATTCCTTTCAGACTTTTGCCGTTCCCCGAATTCGGGGGGCCGTGTTGGATGAATTGCGTAAGTATGACTGGATTTCCAGGACAGGTCGTGAAAAACTTCAAAAATTGAACAGAGCTATAGAAAAAGTGCTGCAGGATAAAGGAAAAGTGACGGATGCCTGGCTCAGAGAGGCTATGGGTGTCGATGAAAAAACATATCGGGAAACGCTTGAGCTTTCCAGTCGGAGTTATATCGTTTCTCTTGATGAAGTAATTTCTCTCGAAGAGGGAGAGGTCAACCTCGACGGCGTTCTGGCCGACGAGTCGGAAGACATCGCTTCTTCTCTGGAGAATCAGGACGACATCAGCCGTATTACGCTGGCTTTGAAGCAACTCCCCGAAAGGGAGATGCAGGTGCTCTCGCTTTATTACTACGAGGGACTGACCCTGAAGGAGATCGGCCGTATTTTAGGAGTGACGGAATCGCGAATCTCCCAGATTCATGGCCGGGCGATAGCAGAATTGAGAGCGTTGCTCGTTTAGTATAAAAGTAAAAGGACTGTGACCTGTAAAGGAGGCCCCGGCAGTGAGTGAGGAGATTGCGAGAATAGAAGCCGACTCGGAAGGAGTATGGATTTCGGCTCTGACCGATGATTTGACGTCGCGTTCCGTCGCGGATCTGTTGCGCGCTAAAGGTATTCGAAAATATGACGAAAAAGCGATAGAAGACTTTGTGCGTCAAAAATATCGCACCCGCCGGAAAATCGCTGGACGTAATCCGGAAGATGAGCATTGCGCGGAATTTACGGTGCAGGTGGATAAAAGTTCTTTGAGTGCCACAGTGACGGTGGAGCCGCCCTTTTTTATCCATCCCTGGCCTGAAAGAAAAGAGATTGAAGAGGCGCTGAAGCAAAAGGATGTCGTTTTTGGAATTGATGAAGATGCCTTGGAAAAACTGGTTTCTCTGAAAATATATGGCGAACCTGTGGTGATTGCCCGGGGAAAGGAGCCTTGTCCGGGAGAGAATGCCCGAATCGAACTGTTGCTGGACCCCGACAACGTTCCGCAGGTGAATGAGGATGCGCAAAAAATTGACCACCGAACGAGGAGTATTTTCGTCAACGTAAAGAAAGGCGATAAAATTGCCGTCAAATACCCCGCCACTCAGGGAGAGGACGGCATGTCCGTACTGGGGACTGTTATCAAAGCCGCGGCGGGGAAGGATACGAATTTTTCCTTCGAGAGCGGACTGGAACCTTCCGAGGATGGTCTCGCCCTCTTTGCCTCGATTGACGGTCGTCTTTCCCGCAAAAACGGGAAACTCATCGTTCTCCCCGAGCTGGAGGTCAAAACGGACGTGGATTTTGGCGTGGGAAACATCAATTTTTCAGGAAGTGTGAAGGTTGAAGGCTCCGTGCGGGAGGGATTCGAGGTCATTGCCGGAGGAAACGTGGAAATTCGCGAGATGGTGGAGGGCGCCCGCATCGAGAGCGTTGGGGACATCACCATAAAGGGCGGGGTTCGCGGTATGGGGAAGGCCCATATTCGTGCGGGGGGAACCCTGACGGCGGATTTTGTGGATCAGGCGTCGATTTTCAGCGACGGAGACATAAAAATCAAAAACGCGATTCTTCACAGTGACGTTTCGGCCCAAAATTCGGTGACGGTGTTGGGCGGGCAGAAATCCCAGATCGCGGGCGGAAGGATTCAGGCGGGAGTTTCTGTGGTCTGCCAGACCCTGGGCAGTGAAATGGGGACGAAAACGGAAGTGATCGTGGGACTTCCTCCCGTTCAGGCCGAGCGTCGCAAGGAGCTGCAGGCGCAGATCGCCCGGGATAAGGACAACATTGAAAAACTGGACGCGAATCTCGTTTTTTTGAAGAAACAGGACGCCGCGGGGGTGCTGGACGAGGGAAAACGCGCCCTGATGCTTACGGCCACTAAATCGAAGTTCCAGCTTCAGGCGGAACTGAAGGCGCTGGAAATTGAACTGCAGGAACTGGAAGAGCGCCTGGAACTCAGCAAGGCCAAGGGCGTGGTTCGTGTCAAGGATATTTGTCATCCGGGGGTTAGTATCACGATAAGGGGCTCGGTGTATGTGGTGCGTGAACCTTTTAAATTTTCGTCGTTTGTTTATGAAGGCGGGGAGGTCCGCCTGAAGTCTTTCGACTCTTGATGTGTAACGGAGGATGATGAGACATGCTTCAGCCTGTAAACCTCCAGCTGGCCCACTTCAACATTGAACACAGCGCTCAGATTTCGAAGGATGCCCTTGCCGCGGCGCAGCAAACCGGGCAGGGACAGGAAGTGGCGCAGGAAAGCGTGAAGCGGACGCAGATGGTTCAGGCTGGACTCGCGGCGACGGAGCCTCGAAAAGTCCAGCGTCGGGAGGAAGATGAGCGGGAGCGCCGCCGGGAAGAACAAAGACGATTTTCTTCCGGCGGAGAAGACTCCTTCGAAGGGTTCGGCGATGCTCAGGAAGACGCGTCTCTGGACAGAGCGGAAAAGAAAAAGGATGCGCCGTCGGGAAAAGTGGATTTCTACGCCTGACCGGTGTATTCCGGGGGTGAGGTTGTGGCAGCTGCGAGCAACAGTTTAGGATATATCGTAATCGATGGGATGGATGGGCTTTTTCGAGGAGCTTCGCTGGTGGTGGATTTCAGGGGAATTCCTATGGATTTTCGTTATACGGACCCGATCCGCCCCTCACGCCTGGAGCGTATTTTATATGGCAATGCCCTTGACGTCTATCTTCGAGAGGAGCTTATTTTGGAAAGCCTCATCGAAGCCGTCGAAGTCAAGCCGACATTGTGGATCTGCAGAGACGCCGATCTCGTGGTTCCCCTGCGGTCTCAGACGAAAGGCAAATCCGTATTTTTATCGCCTTCCGGACGTTCGCCCATGGAAGCGGCCGGAGAGGTGGAAAATACGGGGGAAGAGGGTATTTACATGATTCAGGCCGATTCCGTGAGCGCTCCTCTGCGGGCGGCCTTTCCGGGATCCGCGAAAGAGGACGAGGTTCGTCAGATTGCCGGTGTGCTGGTGGACGCTGCCAAAACGAT
Proteins encoded in this region:
- the flhA gene encoding flagellar biosynthesis protein FlhA; the protein is MSVLKKILYYSDIGVALLMVLVVGMMVIPLPTWMVDVLLACNITLGVVVLLVTFYVKRALDLSVFPTLLLIVTLFRIALNVSTTRLILLNGYAGEIILAFGDFVVGGNYVVGAVIFLILVIIQLVVVTKGAERVAEVAARFTLDAMPGKQMSIDADLNSGLIDEQEARTRRKDIQREADFYGAMDGASKFVKGDAIAGLLITMINILGGLAIGVFQRGMPVGRAAALYSLLTVGDGLVSQIPALLFSAATGVIVTRAASESDLGQDLVGIFTRYPRPLYIGAGLLFALALIPGLPTVPFIILGTLLAVTGYVVAREGTVQAIEAGEKQRQGERGGASSAGTASAPGRPAEGQQPASASSPEDVMRLLTVEPMEAEIGYAIIPLVDPAQGGDMLERIGTIRKQMAVELGLIVPPIRIRDNIQIKPTEYVLRVKGAEAGRGELLPDHYLAMNTGAVEEELVGIPTTEPAFGLPALWISPDLRDKAESMGYTVVDAPSVLATHLSEVIRKNGAELLTRQEVQKLTNMVKENAPAVVEELLGSLSLGEIQKVLQNLIREQVPIRDLVTIFEALADYGKLSRSVDFLTERAREALSRLISLKIQGADGVITVVTLSPNWEQKIMSAMDGDLARGWQLNMDPREVQKMIAAISRSVDDMIIRNLPPVLLVHPNVRLVVRRLIEGTITNIFVVSYNEIAHGIQIKTVGMVE
- the flhF gene encoding flagellar biosynthesis protein FlhF gives rise to the protein MRVVNQISFEAKDDADALRLASERLGKDAVILSTRAVRMGGFMGFFQRSVLMVSAGILQDDQKEEKAKSREKDKEDNAARERLVAFQKLLEFKQATEAKNGLGGNGMVVETPQFQSVAQRAPAEGARVIYSPQGIRKDVQEVDSVYLSREGLDNVGRQEKMPEESDSHKLREEVEDLSKRLNSVLSRLDQVKNADIAGHKIFEAGLPGIVPAVPKSVEAIESDDIYRRLLDTEVDPGYARRLVEEYRAKDNREPFEKWLVSKVRCASSMPGDVMGGRKVMLLGPTGVGKTTTIAKLAAIQALWEHRNVLLLTSDTYRIAAVDQLRTYAKILGVPIEVIFEAENFAEILEAHSNAELILLDTAGRGQRDRKNLEAFETLYDVFRPDAVHLVLSANMKYRDMLDVVDRMAVVPISHVIFTKLDETVSYGALFNILQALERPVSFFTTGQNVPNDIEVASGARFVSLLLGEEGRKDA
- a CDS encoding MinD/ParA family protein, with the translated sequence MSRSDMVFPDQARELRRIVELHRQENRPAGNPGNLKTLSVLSGKGGVGKSNLSLNLACALGEQEQRVVLMDADLGLANLDMLCGITAKYNISHLIDGSRSIDDVLIEFAHNVWILPGGSGIRELADLNEEQLMDLIDTLAVLEDRADILIVDTGAGLHRSVLTFAWAADTAILVTTPEPTAIRDAYGVLKALRTSPEVAGKTDIAFVVNMAGSEEEGIEVATRIRMAANRFLGLSIHYIGCILKDDLVGRAVRIRKPFYQLYPASRASESIRKLGYALMGTPEKGVANFNPPRGLKAFFFRLTRGYFMER
- a CDS encoding flagellar brake domain-containing protein, producing the protein MNTEFEQSQKLLEELVGSKIELIITSGLYKGTYPSRIEELENGLLGVAHPMVKGALLPALRSTELLMKVESSTCFYQAMVLVLRSTINVTFPVLWLKMLTVLEKVQRRMFVRVPSAMKVDLCFVGCDTELPEGTTLPPGEWISARVSDISLGGAGIVLKETQAGFCLEGGRYILQLSVGNVTFFIIAKMVKILQKNPGSLEAGVAYEGLAAFTEKILGSYIRQQELMTRG
- a CDS encoding chemotaxis response regulator protein-glutamate methylesterase, whose amino-acid sequence is MNGSKIRVLVVDDSALMRRMLGDILAADPRIEVVGMARDGRDGLAKVKSLSPDVVTLDVEMPNMDGLSMLEELMKEHPMPVIMVSSLTKEGAQTTLRALALGCVDFVAKPSASISLDIKEVGAELIAKVIMASTALVRPSVRKEPPSQPEQAPQKVIPSPARGGRRDIVAIAASTGGPVALQQLLARLPGNFPLPLVITQHMPKDFTASFAKRLDSLSELSVKEGREGMELAPGCAVIAPGGSHLIIKRKGGVPCCSLSDAPPLLSVKPSANIMFLSVADEFGGKAVGIILTGMGRDGADGAVALRSKGAYIIAESQETCVVYGMPKAAVEAGVVDELLPLSEIPGALLKSIKA